TTAAATGTTATCGCTAGTACTTATCTGATTATGAAGTATAAAAAACtatcttttaaacaaaatgtgaatttgtataatatacatcAATGTATGATTCTCCCAAAATCATGTTAAATGGTTGCaaattgattttaaatcattaaagatttttttatgaatatataggctgttgtttctttaatgaCCGATTTGTTTGAGCAGGGGAGGATCCAGCCATCTTTAAAATGGGGGGgcgggtcccaacccaggacaaaacgAGGGggtcaactatatgtcccctttcaaatgcattgatcgtccaaaaaaggggggttcctacCCCGGAACCCTCCACCTGGACCCGCCACTGTTGATATATATCAAATGAGCAGTTAGTGATCCACTGACTTGTTTTTAGTGTAAAATCAGTACATGCAGGGCAGAACTTCGAAAGAATATAATTAACGAAACATCACTTGGATCACTTTTATAACTAAACTATACTAAGGCAGTTTTGATTATCGTTCCTTGTGTGACAAGGATATATGTTTCTTTAACGTTAGATTAGTTATGTTAGGTTtgtataaactttgacaaactattCACTCGCTAAAAAAATGCGTCTACAGTTTGTCGTTCGTCGTTTGTTTAAACAAACGCTTCATTTCTTTCTAACATTAACATTGAATCAATTTATCTATTCATATTTTCCCCCCACTTACAAACATTGGTTCTGACGAAAGAAACAGAGGTATACTCCTGAAGTACCTCAAATGTAGGTGTATTATGAACGTGTATATGCCCTCCTTTCTTTCTAACTTTAACATTGAATCAATAAGCTATTCATATTTTTTCCCACTATCAAACATTGATTCTGACGAAAAAAACAGAGGTATACTCATGTAGGTGTATTAGGAAAATGTATATGCCCTCTTTTCCTTCAGTGCTGCTATTTTACTTTCATTATATGAAGACGAAGAACtgacaataaaattatatatgcaCAGAATTCATGTGTGTCTAAATCAACTTTTACAAAAGCTATTATCCTCgtaataagtttgtttacaattttgacAGTTCGAACAGGGACAGTAAACACTGATTGAACGATgcatttttttctccttttgtAAGAATAACAAACggcaaaaaataataatttcaaaacttaGAAAGATTAGCACTGCCCCTGATGTATATGGTGGAATGTTTACATCGACTTCAGTAAAATGTGATGTTGCAAATGTTTGCAACTGTTTTTGAGCAGTAAAATAATGGTTAAGTAGTCTAATGAACTTCAAAGGCATCAAATCATCAAGAGCCTGAACAgccaaagaaaaagaaaaaaaaaacggataaaaagtaaaaaaaaaaaaagacgagCCAATTCCGGGTGCGTTTGATTTGTCCACCATTCTAAATTCACATCAAACATTTCCATTAAGCAATAATATGAATGGTCAACCTTACATGACCAATAACACAAATTTCCACAACATGTTTATGCCTTTGATGTCATCACCTGTTGTAACGTCGCCTGCGCAGTTGCAAATGGGGGTTCCGTTTATGCCCTGCACCACACCAACTCAAGCGAGCCCAACTCAAAGGGGAACCGAACTGTTAATAACTTATCGAAATTCGAAGCTATATATGTCAGTTAAAATAAACAgtattgatgaaataaaaagtgCAGTTAGCAGTGTTGATTTTAAATTGCGTGAAATGAAAGGTGATATAAATAAActatccaaacatgtacttgaTCTAAATCATTCgatgaaaacattaaaaagcaaaaataaaaaaaaaaaagatagaatcTGATGTTAAAAAACTTGTAAACAGAGTGTGAAGCCTTGCGCAATGATATGTCATTTATTAAGTGTGACTCTAAGAATTTGTCAGATTCAAAAGTCAACCTTCAGAAAATTTTCAAAGCACAGGAAAAGCTCAACGATGATCTTGAATCTATTAAGTGTGAATCCATGCGTGATAATTTGCCTCTTCGTTGAATAAAGGAAAGTGAAGGGGAAGATTGTGCgcttattattaaaagtatgtTTGAAACCAACCTAGAAATTTAGGatgaattaaacataaaatcTGCCTTTCGTCTTGGTCAAAAAAAGAGGTAGCAGAATCAAGTCAAAATGAGGCACAGGAACGAATACGGCCTATTTTGGTGAAATTCAGTGATAGGCAGAAACGTGACAGTGTTCGTAAAAGGAGTTACAAGTTAAAAAGTTCGTCAATTTCAATTACAGATCAAGATCCGAAATCTGTTGTGGAAAAGAGGAAATCATTAATTCCATATCTTAAAAAAGCTCGTGATGAAGATGTGAGAGTAGTGCTTGTTTATGGATAACTTGTTTATGAGAGGTGTTTTATATTCAGGAGGTCCACATGATGTTGCtattgcaaatgcaaaaaaaatagtaatctagaaaatgttaaaagtcaaaattatgATGGTGCCGATGTCATGAATGAAAATGGTATGCAGGTATCATACATGTAGGAATCGTCGGAAGTTTTAATCAAAACATTAAAGTGTTTATTTTGGAATATAAATGGtggttttgaagaaaaaattaaagatgagaaatttaagaattttattTGTCGGAAATTTGTACTTATGATATTGTGTTTTTATCAGAGTGTTTGatcaataatacatgtaatatttaaatttgtgattttgtgTGTAAATCTATCCCTTTATCtagaaaaaagtataaacaagGGTGTGGTATGTATGTAATGATCAGAAAAATATGGTCACCCTTTGTTaaaataattgacatttcttaTGAGACATTGATTTGGATAAGGATAGCTAAAGGACTGACTGGatgtgaaaatgaatatttaattgcaaATCTGTATATACCACCACAGAACTCATCCTTTTATAGTATTCATAGttgtgatttattttatgaGCTTGAGTCTCAAGTGATACACTACTCAGCtgaatgtcaaaatatttttgttattggcgatttacaaaaaaaaagttcaaaaagatAAATTACATGATAGTATTTTAGACAGGGTTAGTGATCtgtttacatacatgtatgttgctgATGAGGCTTTGTCTTGCGATAACAACCCGGATGCAGGAACCGACGAATATGGaacaaaactactgtatttgtGTAAGAGCAGTAGACTAAGAATTATAAATGGGCGCCAACCTGatggattttcaaataattttacatatagTTGTACAAGATGTATGAGTGTGATCGACTACTTGTAAGCTGAGTCaaataacattgaaaaagttctaaaatttataacaagTAATTTTATAACATACAGTGACTATGCTCCCATTCGTGTTCAATTTAAAACTGCTTTTACTATGCAGTGCaatgataaaaattcaaatttaatggATGGTGTCAGAAGAAtctcaaattttcaaatggaATAAGAATTTAGACTTATGTTATAATGTTCTTCTAGCTAATGCTGATGATTTAAGTTCAACGATAACTTATATGGACATAGACTCTCGGGATGGTACGGACTTGTGCATAAATAACTTCACGCAGTGCTTAACAAATGTGACAGCTCCATTTTTCAAACAAAGGCCGAAattaaaatcgaaaataaagCGAAATTCCCAAAATCAGAGAGTAAATACTGATAAACCATGGTTTGACCAGAAGTGTAAAGAGCTATATGCcgattattgtaaaaaaaaattgcatacttttaatggtaaaaaacatttaatagtCAAACAGATTTGAACAGTGCCAAAAAAGCTTACAATATATGTTGTGTAAACTAAAGAAAGACAATCCcagaacatttttattcattatttaagaaaaatagtcAGAGAAAATGTGATAAAACATTACtgacttttttaaatatttcaaagaacttGTATCAAGAATGCCGAATAGCAATGAGAGACCCTGAAGTGAATGATGAGTTAGATGCAGATATTACTGCTGATGAGATTATTAAAGGCAATTAATGAACTTAAAACGGACAAAAGCCATGGTCCAGACTGTTTgctgaatgattttttttattgaatacgAGGGTTTTATTATACCACatttatgtactatttttaaCGCCGTATTGAATAGTGAATATTTTCTGTCATCATGGTCAGATGCTATCCTGGCACCAATTTTCAATTCTGGTGAATATGCTAATGATGCAGACAAGTATCGTTGCATATATATAAGTCTTATCAGCAATCTTTTCACCGCAATACtcaataaaaaattgttaaattggGCAACTGTTAATGATATATTATCTGATACACAGTTTGATTTTCGAAACGgttatagtacatgtacagttgatgatgttttatataCTCTGTTATTCAAAATACACTCTGGTTCAAAATTTTAGTTAGTGACAATTGTATATTAAGTTCTTGTTATAAAGAACATGtgttaaattgttcaaaatgtATGAATCGGGCAACATATGTAAAAAGATTAATAATTATATAGTCTTGGTATGAATAATTTGTGGGATAATCAGTGGTTGTTAAATTTAGACAGTTCATATTTACCTTTGATAAGACAGCGTTTGTTTGATCAAGCTTACCAAGAGTTACAATTTTTATTAGACTCTTCTTCAAAGTGAAGATTATATAAGTATGTGGTAACAAAATGTAGATTTGCAAtcttatttacagaaatgcattCCTGtactttttcataaattttacaaaatgcctaaatttagaaaatgcctgtaacatatataacaaGGATTCGTTTTACTTCACATAACCTTTGTCTTGAAACTGGACGTTATGTTGGAACTAATAGAAATGAaagatattgtatttttatttttttcggaGTTATAGCCCAGCAGGCACTCAACGTTGAATAAACGTTGAAATGAGGTTGAAATGTGATAAACGTATATTCAACGTTTTCAACGTTGAGGAATAAACAAACATTCAACGTTTGATATTTCACAACTTTTGTTGACGCTACTTTTATTTTCTGCATGTGCTGGACGTATAAATAAACAGCTGCCataatgtttgaaaacaaagaCATGCATGAtgcatgatacatgtatatcagtgtatatataaaaaaaatagttagaaGAGAAATAGCTTCCGAAACATTCATTTCCAAAAATGGTCCCCTATTTTTCTGCTTTTGAAGTTGCGACAGACTAATATTTCCTTTGTCAGTGCAGGCCGACACGTCTGTTAATGATAATGAGTGTATCCGCCTCGACACCTCAAGGAATCTGCACAGCagttacaatgtataaaaaaaatcgttaaaaaatcgttttattaaaatgaaataagtgTATTCCATAAAGAGAACATATATCATATGTTCGatataattcaaaagaataCTACAATCAAACATCACAgtaaatatatatctatctCCGATAAAAAGCCACACAAAAAGACGATAACcgcattttcaatttaatttcatatactAGTCTAAAAATAATACACACAACCATGACAAAGAACTTAAATCATCGTTTCAATTTCTTTCCAACCTGAAAGAGAGAATACGTTTGCAATTTTTCCTAAAGTAATTAGACATTGCagtttattataatttccaGCCAAACCATGTGTTTTTCCTGAACGGACTTTTGGCGGGACATTCATGCTACAAATCATTTATAGCAATGCCTTTCTCGTTAGGCCAAATTAATTTTCGAGCGTTCGAAAGTTTATTTGTCTAACTCGGAATACTCTgctataattatagattatttgCATTTGCCCTCCTTCTCGGAAAATTCATCTCCAATAAAGAAAGTCAACTGCAGcttgcccccccccccaaaaaaaaacaacaaaaaaaaaacatattgagtTGACCAGCTCTCTTTGTCTACTTCTGACTAAACTTCTAAAATAATTCCTGCAGTATGGGTTTTGATTCATTCCCCCGTTGTTTCAAATAATACCTTGACACATATAACATGAAATAGGCTAAAATTTGGTATGGTGAAGATGGTATTTGTAGATATTTCGAAGCCATTAGGTTATCTAACGTACACATATACTAAGTACAGGTTATACATGTCTACTAGTAGTACATTCAGTGTACGGTTTGATTCTAATTTGTTATTCTaactggtaaaatatttgttgaaattatttgaagattttgtatatttcagaaatcaaatcaaactaaaacactgaaaatgaaaataggtgtcagtttttttattttttagaatttaatttgaaatatatttagagGCTTCTTGTTAgagaaaaaacttttttttaatgtatatacTTATAGATTTGCGATATTGTTCCAAAAAAGACTGTAaaacatcttatttttaaacGTGATCATggtgtttttatttgaaatgtgtCCTATATATTATGGAAGAGTTCACGTCAAAAATAGATTAAATGTTACAAAGAAAGTGCACAGTCCGATTTGGATAAGAAATTTACTTTTCAAGATTATTAATAAATTCAGAACCctaaattaacattttttaggataagaacaaatcaaaatatttacaaaaggtGTAGGTCCTGTTATAGATGCCGCAAAGgataaaaattgagaaaattaagAATACATGTACCAGTTGAAAATGAAGGTTTGAAAGAAACAGACATGTTATCTTACAACAGTCCACCTACTGGCCGATTGGAGGATTTCAATTAACGTACAGAGCATGTGGTACTCTTTACACGAAACATCATACGTCTCAATACATTCAACACAACCAACCAGACGACCCATTCTAAGAATTCAACTGACGATAGGCCAAAGACACCGGTGAACATATTTCTATTCCTTAGTCAACTTGGGTGGATGTCTACTATATTTCTCAAGCAACCATTAGACTAGTGTgtaaaaagtacatttatataaattatataaagagACCATTAAAAAGCAGCCTTCTACTCATTGTTGTGGAACATTGCACTACAAATGATATTCTGTATGGATCAATGAAACCATACgccttggcaatcataccacatctttttttaaattataaatgaactgCAATAAGTATGCGGCAACCAATATGTATGCACGTTTTGTGTTCCCaattaatatttacaatttataacatttccTATTGATGTGCGTTTTTGTCAATTGGTCAGATATAAATGTCTACAATGACGGGTTTTATGAGTTTGTCTGTTTTGTTATGTATTACGGGAAAGGGGGTTGAGATACATTGAACTTTGAAAGTCTACTTGTCATTTGCCAAAAAAGCGTTTGAAACCATTTGTTGATCTAAATATGCCTTTGCATTGCTTTCCTGAAAATAGGAGTATGTGCTTTTGTAtgagaaaatgaaataaaccaCCCTTCCCAACAAACTGGGGATTGTTCATTCGATTGGATTATGTAtctccagtggcaaatatttcatgcaattGAGGACGAGAACGAGTTGATAGTATCATATGGGTGGAAGGGATCAATAGTTAAGGTTTTAAGTCGTATTGTATCTACATGTATGCATGATTAGTCTTTAGGAACATCTTAATTAGTTCAGTCGTTGGTGTTGTTCCTATATATTTTATCCTGAGGATAGAAttgaacatatttattcatttctttaataaacatgataacatTAAGTTAATGGTACgaaaacaagttatttttacatataacatacatacatgtattctgCGCATGACGGACGActacaaacaatattacaaagATGATTACAACCTAGCAATTTATCATTTAATGTGcagtgttgtttatttgttttcgtATTTTCTGCTTCGTTTTCTGTTCATCTCCAATTATTTTGATGCTTAATTTCAAAGATCTTcaaattttcttataaatgttaataaatgaatacaaaatggattgtttttaatttgaaggaATTGACAATGATATACTGTACATGATATACACGAAGGTCAGTGATTTTCACCGACGTAACTGTTAGTACATTATCTAGTGTCTTTATCTTAGTATATAAAATACCATAGTCGCATATATGTAATCAAAAATCTGGATATCGCAGTCATGAAAGGTAAGAACTAGTATCTGTTATGTCGACCCAGttataatacatacatatttacaaatacatatGTCAAAACCAGTACATACaggtacatttttgtaatttgtcatttggaattgcatatttttttcttcaaattttgtgAGATACATGGAAAATAGAAGTGTATTCTTATTATAACGACCTGATTAAACGTGAAAACAAACACGACAGACAGTAAACAACGACATCCACTGAATGACAGATGTTTGGCTTAGGACaagaaacaatattttgataaatgcattttttccgACTTTTCAAtgaactatatataaaaaaccttaaaaaatggttcttaacatttatattatatgtttatttttagaagtcCCAATTTTGTTATTGGCATTGGTAGTGATTGTTGCTGGATGTAATAGAATAGTAAACGTACAGAGTAAGTGTTTACCTATCTATACAGGTagagaagaaagaaaaaaatgggtgCACACAAAATACTCTAATGAAAGTGTGCTCAATTCTCCGCACACGAACATGCGCATACATTCCTGCGACTAACATAACAGAGAATATTTTCAACATTCCAATCATTTCAAACAGCACAAGCGAGTATGTATTTTTAGTGACACCATGCATGCTTCAGAGCCTGCATGCTGTGTATCAAATTCAGAGATTGAACCGTTGAAAATTAATCATAATGCTGTTAAATAAATGTAGCACCAACATGTTTATAAGGAGTAaatgcactgtacctatagcTAGAcctcaaacatttattttataatctcaaaaaacatattttaaataattatgacCGCTGGTTTTCCCGATTGAATGGTTATACAATACTTTTTTGGGGGGccctttatacattgtatcttgctgttcggtgtgagccaagtctCCGTGTGGAAGGCCGTaacttgacctataatggtttacttttataaaaaaaaatttggatggatagttaagttgtctcattggcactcatacaacatcttcctatatctacatgtatatatatgatacatgtacatgttgtacatgtatatgtaatatattACAGTACCACGTTtaatcttcaactttgtttttgtacattttacaaTGACATGTGACAATGAATCATATACATGTCTTAAACATTGTACCGATTTATCTATCattattttgtatacatgtacatatacgATGAATTTTATTCTAATGATATAGGACTTTCTCAAACCCATTATTTCTTTTCTCGTCCATGCTCAAACTGAAGACGAAGAAAATTGAAACTAATGTTCATTGTAATTTAGATCCATATTATCCGCATTTTGATAAGTGCAATATAATTTAAGGCGTCAAAAAAACAACCATAGCTAGAGAGTAACTGGTGTTATGTTGAAGATTCTATTTTGAAAGGGCTACAGGTACACTTGTATTCATATCTGAaatcattttgacaaaaaattattgGAGCACTGAAATGATAATTTATATCCGAGGACTTCCATTCCACCACAATAAGCGTATGAAAATGAAACAACTAACAAAACccacatacatgtacttgtagAAAATGCGAAAGGTGGTAACATGAATGGTCGGTATCTGGTAGCCAGTGGCGGCAACCAGGCTGTGCCTTTTAACGATGACTATATGAGTAAAGGTCATGAGTATTTTGATGTCTACTCACCAGAAATTGCAACACATTATGGTGAAGTGTTTTGGACCGACCAAGGCAACAACCTGATTCCACAAGAAATCATCGACAGATTTGCaggtatatataataaatatcaagTTCCTacatcagaggcggatttagagggagcccccccccctcttttgggataaaatttggttgcttatacaAGGAATCAcggaagcgtgactggagcgggccccctcttagctcagtcagtgggcccccacttatgaaaatttctggatccgccactgtacattaaaaaaatgctcgatttatttcacttgactgggcggagtttaaccggttcgctcataataaaccagtctatagataggtgttttaggataaactcatAAATGCAGTGTCCagtcattcttttgtaaattccgTTGATGACACTGATAtaataggtgattagaaatcagtaataattatatcGGCAATCATGCTTATCACAcgcatcttcaaatagactgtcctaaTGCAAATCAACACGTACACAACAGTGTTCTTCATCTGTTCTGAGGtcttaattttctatttttctctttgttttttttaggaaaagTCCTGGCAATTACAGGTTACGAGCAGGACCAGGTTATGGTGTATCCACTAGATAAGCCAGGTTTAAATCCCGAGAATGATGTATCTGTTCCAATCAACTGGGCATATAACCACCACTACATGGCATGGATGACTGGAAACCATTCTAAATTGGTAAAAATTAAGAATCCAGACCCAAGTGACGTCAGTGCTCACGGATCTCCAATGAAATGGGTAACAGTAGATTTGCCTTCAGCAAAGGATCGAGAGTACAAAAACGTTCCAACGAGTCAGATGTTTAGTGAAGGAAATGGTGGAGAGTCAAGGAAAAGTTTCCACGGTTATCCAGACGGATTTGCCCAATTAATTGACTCGCCCGACAAATGGCATATAACTCCTATGCAAATTGATACACGTAACCGAGACTGTGGCGCCACACCACAAGACGTTCACAACTGTACCGTTTTCACACCAGGAGATGAACCACGACAGGCTAGATATGGTCGTGGCATTCCGAAAGGAGGAGCAATTTATTCTGGAATTCTAGAATGTCCATGCAATGGACGTTTTGGTGGTGACCCTGCGATATACGGTCCTagcacaaaaacaaaatacactCAGCACCATTACGCATTTGTTGTAGCGCCATCTTGTAAAACCCCCACGAAAAGTGCGACCATATGTTTTGATGCGGTAGCCAACTTAGGAGTCAAAGCAACTAAGAACGTAACCATGGTTTCCTCTTCAAGCGAAGTTCCTAGTGGCTGTAGTGTTGACTCAGAGTCTGATGGTTTAATAATTGTGTCTTACAACGAgtttaaaagttcaaaacaaTGTTCGACATCGAGTAAACGAAcaggaaatttgaaatttagcACCGgtgtatcaataaaaattgaactTTCTGGGGCTAGCACAATAACCTTGAGTGGACCTGCAGACGCATGGTTTGGAGTTGGTTTCAATGCTACACATATGGCCGACAAACCGTATACTTTAATTGTTAACTCTACAGGTGTATACGAACGGCAGATAGGTACTTGTGGAAGCGAGGCAGACCATTGTCCAGGAACTCCTTTGAAATCAAGCATTAAGATTGTATCCAATACAGTCGTCGACGGTGTTAGAACAGCCGTCCTGACACGACCTCTAAAAGGTTTGACGAAAGAACATTACAGCTTTAACGCTTTAAATGCACAAATCAACTTCATTTCTGCTATCGGTTCTTCTCAGGTCTTTGCTTACCATAAGATACATACTACCGGCATTATTGCGTTAATAGCAAGCAACGAACCAAACTGCATCTGTGAAGTAGGAGAAACAGGTATGATGTGTGATAATAATGGGTCTAACTGTGATCATTTCGTCAAAAACTGTGTTCCAGCACCTGCTGGGGAGCTGTTATCTCAGAGAAATCCAACGTGTAACTCAATGACATATGCCGGCGGACTCCAATGTTGTAAACACAAACGTATAATGTTGGATGCTGACCAACCTATACGACCAGAACTCTTACGATATCACATGAAATTTCGCTTTTGGTTCCAGGAATACAAGGTAGTTGGTGCAAAAGTTTCTCATCATGATTTACCCCGTATTTATTACCAAACAGAA
This Mytilus trossulus isolate FHL-02 chromosome 14, PNRI_Mtr1.1.1.hap1, whole genome shotgun sequence DNA region includes the following protein-coding sequences:
- the LOC134695678 gene encoding uncharacterized protein LOC134695678, with amino-acid sequence MKEVPILLLALVVIVAGCNRIVNVQKNAKGGNMNGRYLVASGGNQAVPFNDDYMSKGHEYFDVYSPEIATHYGEVFWTDQGNNLIPQEIIDRFAGKVLAITGYEQDQVMVYPLDKPGLNPENDVSVPINWAYNHHYMAWMTGNHSKLVKIKNPDPSDVSAHGSPMKWVTVDLPSAKDREYKNVPTSQMFSEGNGGESRKSFHGYPDGFAQLIDSPDKWHITPMQIDTRNRDCGATPQDVHNCTVFTPGDEPRQARYGRGIPKGGAIYSGILECPCNGRFGGDPAIYGPSTKTKYTQHHYAFVVAPSCKTPTKSATICFDAVANLGVKATKNVTMVSSSSEVPSGCSVDSESDGLIIVSYNEFKSSKQCSTSSKRTGNLKFSTGVSIKIELSGASTITLSGPADAWFGVGFNATHMADKPYTLIVNSTGVYERQIGTCGSEADHCPGTPLKSSIKIVSNTVVDGVRTAVLTRPLKGLTKEHYSFNALNAQINFISAIGSSQVFAYHKIHTTGIIALIASNEPNCICEVGETGMMCDNNGSNCDHFVKNCVPAPAGELLSQRNPTCNSMTYAGGLQCCKHKRIMLDADQPIRPELLRYHMKFRFWFQEYKVVGAKVSHHDLPRIYYQTEAWAGEYDIPPAFALPGKPIPGYNNWPLNTPTPGTKCTGNCPYGDDCECVHTIEFKWTVSNIRLIYAGGHCHAPACIAMELYRNDTGHEMELLCRQVPVFGKGNIKENKYDEAGYIALPPCLWGNDTGLEPSVLLPKNTPMVAIKHNRNTKVGHFGEMASWQMRGVNF